A stretch of Mus caroli chromosome 5, CAROLI_EIJ_v1.1, whole genome shotgun sequence DNA encodes these proteins:
- the Ppp1r35 gene encoding protein phosphatase 1 regulatory subunit 35 isoform X1, which translates to MMGFGASALESIESEEALEVPGPPPEPRAPEPRAPEPEPGLDLSLSPSPLPESPKPRKSSPGQRKGRRGGSRRRRQVRFQLAPPSPVRSEPLLAAGAPGDDHELEAPALQSSLALSLELQNARAAVTSGQFDASKAVEEQLRKSFQTRCALEETVAEGLNVPRSKRLYRDLVSLQVPEEQVLNAALREKLAMLPPQPRAPPLKEVLGPGPDMTMLCNPDSLWSESPHLTVDGLPPLRLQARPRPSEDTFLMHRMLRRWEA; encoded by the exons ATGATGGGCTTCGGGGCGTCCGCGTTAGAGTCCATTGAAAGCGAAGAGGCCCTGGAGGTCCCGGGGCCACCCCCGGAGCCGCGAGCCCCGGAACCCCGAGCCCCAGAGCCCGAGCCGGGCTTGGACTTGAGCCTTAGCCCGAGCCCGCTGCCCGAGAGTCCGAAGCCGCGGAAGAGCAGCCCGGGTCAGCGGAAGGGGCGGCGGGGCGGTAGCCGGAGGCGGCGGCAG GTTCGTTTTCAACTGGCGCCGCCCTCCCCGGTGCGGTCCGAGCCGCTGCTGGCGGCCGGTGCACCGGGCGACGATCATGAGCTGGAGGCACCGGCCCTGCAGAGCAGCCTGGCTTTGAGTCTGGAGCTGCAGAACGCGCGCGCCGCTGTTACCAGCGGCCAGTTTGATGCCTCCAAGGCGGTGGAGGAGCAGCTGAGAAAGTCGTTCCAGACCCGCTGTGCCCTGGAGGAGACCGTGGCGGAGG GGTTGAACGTGCCGCGCTCTAAGCGACTCTACCGAGACCTGGTGAGTCTGCAGGTGCCCGAGGAGCAGGTTCTGAACGCGGCGCTGAGGGAGAAGCTGGCGATGCTGCCACCGCAGCCCCGAGCTCCGCCCCTGAAG GAGGTGCTCGGGCCGGGGCCAGACATGACCATGCTGTGCAACCCAGATTCTCTGTGGTCCGAATCTCCGCACTTGACAGTGGACGGGCTGCCGCCACTAAGGCTTCAAGCCCGGCCCCGCCCTTCAGAAGATACCTTTCTCATGCATCGGATGCTGAGGCGCTGGGAAGCGTAG
- the Ppp1r35 gene encoding protein phosphatase 1 regulatory subunit 35 isoform X2, protein MMGFGASALESIESEEALEVPGPPPEPRAPEPRAPEPEPGLDLSLSPSPLPESPKPRKSSPGQRKGRRGGSRRRRQVRFQLAPPSPVRSEPLLAAGAPGDDHELEAPALQSSLALSLELQNARAAVTSGQFDASKAVEEQLRKSFQTRCALEETVAEGGARAGARHDHAVQPRFSVVRISALDSGRAAATKASSPAPPFRRYLSHASDAEALGSVALTLEC, encoded by the exons ATGATGGGCTTCGGGGCGTCCGCGTTAGAGTCCATTGAAAGCGAAGAGGCCCTGGAGGTCCCGGGGCCACCCCCGGAGCCGCGAGCCCCGGAACCCCGAGCCCCAGAGCCCGAGCCGGGCTTGGACTTGAGCCTTAGCCCGAGCCCGCTGCCCGAGAGTCCGAAGCCGCGGAAGAGCAGCCCGGGTCAGCGGAAGGGGCGGCGGGGCGGTAGCCGGAGGCGGCGGCAG GTTCGTTTTCAACTGGCGCCGCCCTCCCCGGTGCGGTCCGAGCCGCTGCTGGCGGCCGGTGCACCGGGCGACGATCATGAGCTGGAGGCACCGGCCCTGCAGAGCAGCCTGGCTTTGAGTCTGGAGCTGCAGAACGCGCGCGCCGCTGTTACCAGCGGCCAGTTTGATGCCTCCAAGGCGGTGGAGGAGCAGCTGAGAAAGTCGTTCCAGACCCGCTGTGCCCTGGAGGAGACCGTGGCGGAGG GAGGTGCTCGGGCCGGGGCCAGACATGACCATGCTGTGCAACCCAGATTCTCTGTGGTCCGAATCTCCGCACTTGACAGTGGACGGGCTGCCGCCACTAAGGCTTCAAGCCCGGCCCCGCCCTTCAGAAGATACCTTTCTCATGCATCGGATGCTGAGGCGCTGGGAAGCGTAGCCCTAACTCTGGAATGCTAG
- the Mepce gene encoding 7SK snRNA methylphosphate capping enzyme: MIEMAAEKEPFLVPAPPPPLKDESGGGGGPEVQSHQEAASGELRDGTEHGPGPRAHSAGAAASGGGGPQAQAHGEPHGRAAAPADVGEERRGGGGTDLGPPAPPRPRNGYQPHRPPGGGGGKRRNSCNVGGGSGGSFKHPAFKRRRRVNSDCDSVLPSNFLLGGNIFDPLNLNSLLDEEVSRALNAETPKSSPLPAKGRDPVEILIPKDITDPLSLNTCTDEAHVVLASPLKIGRKRHRHRGPHHQQQQASGGNDSNAVVLPTDPLTPSLHGEGATQQQQQNRGQNRDAPQPYELNTAINCRDEVVSPLPSALQGSSGSLSAPPAASVTSAPSTTSSSRHRKRRRTSSKSEAGARGGSQGSKEKGRGSGGGRHHHPLPATAFKKQQLKFQYGNYCKYYGYRNPSCEDVRLRVLKPEWFQGRDVLDLGCNVGHLTLSIACKWGPARMVGLDIDPRLIHSARQNIRHYLSEELRLQAQTSEGDPGTEGEEGTIPVRKRSCFPASLTASRGPIAAPQVPLDGADTSVFPNNVVFVTGNYVLDRDELVDAQRPEYDVVLCFSLTKWVHLNWGDEGLKRMFRRIYRHLRPGGILVLEPQPWSSYCKRKSLTETIYKNYFRIQLKPEQFSSYLTSPEVGFSSYELVATPSNTSRGFQRPVYLFHKARSPSH; this comes from the exons ATGATCGAGATGGCGGCGGAGAAGGAGCCCTTTCTGGTGCCggccccgccgccgccgctcaAAGATGAGTCGGGCGGAGGGGGCGGCCCCGAGGTGCAATCGCACCAAGAGGCTGCCTCGGGGGAGCTCCGTGATGGGACAGAACACGGGCCGGGCCCTCGCGCGCACTCGGCCGGGGCCGCAGCCAGCGGAGGGGGCGGCCCCCAGGCACAGGCGCATGGGGAGCCCCACGGGCGAGCCGCCGCTCCTGCGGACGTGGGGGAGGAGCGCCGGGGAGGGGGCGGGACGGACCTGGGTCCCCCAGCCCCTCCTCGACCTCGCAATGGCTACCAGCCCCACCGACCCCCTGGGGGTGGTGGGGGCAAAAGAAGAAATAGCTGTAACGTGGGGGGAGGGAGCGGTGGAAGCTTCAAACATCCGGCCTTCAAGAGGCGCCGGCGAGTGAATTCGGACTGCGACTCAGTGTTACCATCCAATTTCCTTCTGGGGGGTAACATATTTGATCCACTGAACCTGAATAGCCTCCTGGATGAGGAAGTGAGTCGCGCACTCAATGCGGAGACCCCAAAGTCATCCCCACTTCCAGCCAAGGGGCGAGACCCTGTGGAGATCCTCATCCCCAAAGATATCACTGACCCGCTCAGTCTCAACACTTGCACTGACGAGGCCCATGTAGTGCTTGCCTCACCACTCAAGATTGGTCGCAAGCGCCATAGACACCGGGGACcgcaccaccagcagcagcaggcatCTGGAGGGAATGATAGCAACGCCGTCGTGCTGCCCACTGACCCTCTCACGCCCTCACTCCATGGGGAGGGTGCtacgcagcagcagcagcaaaacagAGGCCAGAACCGTGATGCCCCTCAACCCTATGAACTCAACACAGCCATCAACTGCAGGGATGAAGTTGTGTCTCCCCTTCCATCTGCCCTGCAGGGTTCCTCAGGCTCCCTTTCTGCCCCTCCAGCTGCCTCAGTTACCTCTGCACCCTCTACTACTTCCTCCTCCCGACATCGCAAACGTCGAAGGACTTCCAGCAAGTCAGAGGCAGGGGCTAGGGGTGGAAGCCAGGGTTCCAAGGAAAAGGGCAGAGGGAGTGGAGGAGGCCGTCACCACCACCCACTACCTGCAACTGCCTTCAAAAAGCAACAGCTAAAGTTCCAATATGGGAATTACTGCAAGTACTATGGCTATCGCAATCCTTCCTGTGAGGACGTGCGCCTTAGGGTGTTGAAGCCCGAGTGGTTTCAAGGCCGGGACGTCCTAGATCTGGGCTGCAACGTTGGCCATCTGACCCTAAGTATTGCCTGCAAGTGGGGCCCAGCCCGCATGGTGGGGCTGGACATTGATCCACGGCTTATCCACTCTGCTCGCCAAAATATCCGACACTACCTGTCAGAGGAGCTTCGTCTCCAAGCTCAGACTTCTGAGGGGGACCCAGGgacagagggggaggaagggactaTCCCTGTCCGAAAAAGGAGCTGCTTCCCAGCCTCACTGACAGCCAGCCGGGGTCCCATCGCTGCACCCCAAGTGCCCTTGGATGGAGCCGACACATCTGTCTTCCCCAACAATGTCGTCTTCGTCACG GGTAACTATGTCCTGGACCGAGATGAGCTGGTGGATGCCCAAAGACCGGAGTATGATGTGGTGCTGTGCTTCAGCCTCACCAAGTGGGTGCACCTGAACTGGGGTGATGAGGGGCTGAAGCGAATGTTCCGCCGGATCTACCGGCACCTGCGCCCTGGGGGAATTCTAGTCCTGGAGCCCCAACCATGGTCCTCCTACTGCAAGAGAAAGTCTCTCACG GAAACAATCTATAAGAACTACTTTCGAATCCAGCTGAAGCCAGAACAGTTCAGTTCCTACCTGACATCCCCAGAGGTGGGCTTCTCCAGCTATGAGCTTGTGGCCACACCTAGTAACACCTCCAGAG GCTTCCAGCGTCCTGTGTACTTGTTCCACAAGGCTCGATCCCCCAGCCACTAA